Sequence from the Exiguobacterium aurantiacum genome:
AAGCGAGGCTCTTTATAGAACCCGTAGCCGATAATCATGTTGTAGCCGGCTTCTTTCGCCGCCCACGCCCCAATCTCGATCAACTCTTCGGCGATGAAGCTGAAGTTGGCGTCAAGTGCGCGTGGCTGTTGAAGGATTCGTTGCGCCAAATCGACCGGCAAGGCATGACCCATGTCGATGCGGGCCCCATCGATTCCATATTCGCGCTGGTAGTGCGGAATGATATCGGCGAGCATCGCCCATAGCGGTTCGTTGATTTGATCGCCTCGGAATTGATTCGACTTGATTGAATCGAACAGGATGTACGGTGCCAAGTTCGCCTCACTGACATAAGGTGCCGCCGCTGTCGGGTGATCGAGGAAGAGACGGAAATACGTCACGTCCGACCATGGCGGTTGCGGGTCATTGATACAATCCGAGAAAGCTGGAGCAGTCGTCAAGCCGAACTCGCGCTCGATGACGGCGAGCAAATTCTCTTGCGGATGCTCGAGCAAGTACGCCTTCACCGTCTCCCACTTGTCCGCATCGACGAGGTTTGGTGCCATCGAGAAGCGACGCAAATGCGCCCACACGTCTTCCGACCCATAAATCATCGGTAAAAAGGCGTGCTCTGGTTTTACGTTCTCTCCAATGCCCGGCACGTGCGGTGGATGATAGTAATCGAGTTCCGTCACCGGAATCCAATAAAACCATTCGGGATTTTCTAAAATGAGCCGGTTGTCACGGGCACATGTGCGCGGGATGACATCGATGACGACACGAATCCCGACCATATGACATGCCTCGACGAACGCTGCGAACTCTTCTTCGACCGTCAAGCCGTCTCCGGTCAACGTCTCTTTCAATTCTTTATCGATTCCGAAAAAGTCTTGCACGGCATAAGGAGAACCAAACTCGCCTTTTTTATTTTTATGACTGTGTTGCGAGATCGGCAATAAGAACAACGTATCGATTCCCATGTATAACAGGTGCGGGATCAGCCGCGAGCGTTTTGACGAACGTTCCCGTATCCTTCATCCCAACCGAGTTCTCCATCTCGACATAACCTGACCCGTCATGGTCCCATGATGTCGAGGTCCGGACTTGCATCGAGTAGACCGAGGCGCGTTTGATCCAATCGCCACCCGTTTGAAGGTATCCGTCCGCTTGAGCGACCGATTGATGGTAATCTCGTCCGTCGACCGCATGCGGGAGAATCGATTTTTCAATCGTCTCGATTAAAAAATCGTAAGGATTGACCCGTTCGACACCATCTCGAACCGGCTCTGAAGGGAATTGCAGGCGGTTCCACAAGGTCGGAATTTCGTATTGCATGTTCGTTCGTTTTTCTTTCAAGACCTGGTGCAACTTGTGTAACGATGAGTTCTCTGGCATGTGTATTCTCCTTATGAATGAAATCGTTCCTCGCTTCATTGTAAACGATAACAAGAAACGCTTTACTATATATTTATACCTTTACCCGATATTTTCCTTTTCCAAAAAAATATTTTGCGACAAAATCGGTAAATCATGTACGATTGTATAGAAGGAGGGATGACCGTGTCCCAACAGAAATGGCTGACCTTACTGATCTTGTTATCACTTTTATCCGCTCTCATCCTCGGTGGTTTCGCGTTTCAACTTCGCGAGACGAGACATCAACTCGAGGCGATCCATAGTCAACGCCTCGATTCCTATGATGCCATCGAAGAAATCATGTATTTTAATATCGAACGGGCCAACGCTATTCGCGGGTTGCTCGCCTATAAGGATCGACGTTTTTTAGAGTCGTATTACAGTATGTCCCAGCAAGCTGAAGAGTTGAAGACGTCAATCACGAACGATCCACGCACACCGAGCTCGCTAATCGATTTACTTTACCGTGATGGGATATGGGAGCAAGGCGCCACCCAAGTGCTCGTTTTTTACGAACGCGGCGACATCGAGGCCGCGACCGAGCTCGCCGAGACGATGACCGACCAACGTCAAACGATTCTCGAGGACTTGCGCGCCTTGAAGAAAATGCAGTATGAAGACATCCGCAAACAACTCGTCGCGACCGAGAATCAAATCGATACGTTGATTCAAGCCCTCACTTCGATTGCCATTTTGCTCATCGCCACATTGCTTGTTTTGTCATTCCTCATCTTCAAAACACGAAAAAAAGACCGTCTCCAATGAGACGATCCCTCGACCTCATTTTCCATGGTGAGGTCTTTTTATTTGGAATGAATGAGACGTGCGGCGTTCCCGATGGCGAGCAAAGCAACCCCGACGTCGGCAAACACGGCCTCCCACATCGAAGCGAGTCCAAACAGACCGAGCAAGAGGAAGAGCGCCTTCATCCCGAACGCGAACGTGATGTTTTGCCAAACGATCCGTCGCGTCCGCCTGCTTAGTTCAATCGCTTCCACGACGTCTCGCGGAGCGTCATTCATGAGCACGAGGTCGGCTGCCGTGACGGCGGCATCACTCCCGACGCCACCCATCACGAGTCCGACATCGGCCCGTGCGAGCGCTGCCGCATCATTCAGCCCGTCACCAACAAAGGCGACCTTTCCGGTTTCAGCCAATCTCTCGATTTCTGCGACTTTTTGATGCGGCAGTAGCTCACTCCTTACTTCATCAATCCCAATCGCTGAACCGACGGCTACCGCGACTTTTTGCCGGTCCCCGGTCAACATGACCGTCTGATACCCATAGCGTTTCAAAGCTTGAATCGTGTCTTTTGCATCTGGCTTCACTTGGTCTCTCAACTCGATTCGTCCGAGCCAGCGGTCATTTTTGACGATATGGACGATCGTCCCCGATGTCTCCGCTGGAATCGGATAACCCAATTTTTGAACATAGCGGGCACTGCCGACGTAAATGCGATCTTCCCCATCTATCGCCATCAATCCGTATCCCGGTTCTTCTTTAATCATCGTGAATGGTAGGACCGGACCCGCATGCTCGACGATTGCTTTCGCGAGCGGATGCGTCGACGCCATCTCAACACGGGCGGCTAAGCGGAGCAGCTCGTCTATCGTCAACTCTCCGTTCGTCGCGACATCGGTCACTTCAAAGCGGCCGGTCGTGAGCGTGCCGGTCTTGTCGAACACGACCGTATCGACTTCGGCGAGCACATCTAAATACTCGCCGCCCTTCACTAGGATGCCCCGCCGTGAACCTGCTCCGATTCCACCGAAATAACCGAGCGGAATCGAGATCACCAAGGCACACGGACAACTGATGACGAGGAATATCAAGGCCCGGTATACCCATTCCTCGAGATTCCCGACAAACAGCGGCGGCACAAAAGCGACGACCGCCGCGAGAACGACGACGACCGGTGTGTACACCTTCGCCAACCGTGTGATCATCTGTTCTGTTTTCGCCTTGTTCATGCTCGCTTGCTCGACAAGGGCGATCATTTTTTGCAGACTCGATTCAGCGGCCGGGCGTTCGACTCGTACTTCGAGCCGCCCGTCAAGGTTGACCATACCCGCAAGGACGTCTTCCTCGGGACCAATCGGACGCGGTAGCGACTCGCCTGTCAGCGACGCCGTATCCAATGAGCTCGAGCCGCGTAGCACATGGCCGTCCATCGGGACCTGTTCGCCAGCTCGAACGATGATGATGCTACCAACCACTACCTCTTCAGGACGTTTCTCTACTTCCCGTCCGTCCTCGAACACGCGCGCAATCGTCGGCTTCATGTTCAACAACGATTGAATCGACCGACGTGAGGCATGGACGGCCCGTGCCTGGAAGTATTCACCGAGCTGGTAGAACAGCATGACGGCCACCGCTTCCGGATACTCCCTAATCGCAATCGCGCCGACCGTCGCAATCGTCATTAAAAATTTTTCATCAAACCATTCTCGGTGCCATATGTTACGAAAGGCGGCATAGACGACGTCATAGCCCGCGACCGCGTAAGCGATAACGTATACGACAAGCGAATCGGTATACAGACCGGCGAGCAAGAGTACGAACGCCACTCCAAACCGCCATAGCAAGCGACTCGACATCGGTACTTCCGTCTCGTCTTTGACGAAGTGTGCCCCTGGTTCAATTCGGCCCATCGTCGCTTCGATGGAACGGAGCGCCTCCGCGTGATCCTTCGAATCATTCCATTCAATAATCATTCGACTTGTTGCAAAATCAATCTGACAGGTTGCGACGCTGTCCTCTCCCGTCACGCTTTTCTCGATTTTGGCGGCACAGTTCGTACATGTGATCCCCTCGACAGGCAATACATCACGCTTCATAAATTTCGCCCCTTTACATTCAAACGTTCATTTGAATATATCGTAACGTTGTCAGCGAACAATTACAACCGTAAAAAAGAGCCGACTAGAATTCCAGTTGGCTCTCGTCACGCATCAGGTTGCGCATCAATTTGTTCGGCACTGTGGGCCATCGCGATTTCGACGAGGAGCCGGACGTGGTCATCGTCTAGTGAGTAATAGACGACTTTTCCATCTTTGCGATATTTGACGAGCCCTTGCTCGAGCAACGTCCGTAAGTGATGCGAAGCTGTGGCGTTCGAATGTCCGATCACGGCCGCCACGTCACAGACGCATAGCTCCGCTTCGAGCGTGAGCACGTATAGCACTTTGAGCCGGGTCGGGTCGGCGAAAGCTTTGAATAATCGACTGACCCGTGTCGCATCAAGGTCGGTCAACGCTTGTTGTAATACCGCGACATCTTCGTTTTGAATGGCAATCGTTTCGCATTGGGGTACTTTCATCCATCTCACCTCATTTTTTATACTTTCATTTTAGCAAATTCTCTTTTATAAATCTGTTATATATTATTATTGACTTTATTAATACTGTTATAATACAATGGAACCAACTTAACAGCTACGTTACTTAAATAAAGGGGGCAGTTACAATGAATGAATGGGCAAGCCGACTTGAATCTTCCGTCGAGTTTTATCGGAAGTTACCAGACAAGACGTGTCAAGAGTGCGGGAAACAAATGGATGAGCAGTGCGAGTCTTACGAGAACACGTGCCCATCTTGTGCTGAAAAACTCCAGCTTAGTGAATAAAACAATCCCTCGGAAACGTGTTCCGAGGGATTTGTCATGCCAGATGATAACCGAGATAAGCCGCAACCAGACCGAGCACGTAGGTCGCCAGCAAGTACATCCCGAAGCGAATCCAGTCTTTGGCGACGAACCGCATCACTTCGAGCTTGAACGTCGAGAACGTCGTGAACGAGCCAAGAAAGCCGACACCGAGTCCGAGCACAATTTTGTAATCGACCGTCATGTTGACTAAATAGCCGAGCAAGAAAGAACCTGATACGTTAACAAAGAGCGTGGCCCACGGAAAAACAGATGTCGACCACTTTTTGACAAGCTGCCCGATGCCGAAACGGGCCATCGCTCCGAAGAAAGCACCGACCATCACCACAATGAGGTCCATCATGATTCCCCCTCTCTGCTTGTGAACCGACGGAAGCGCCTGTTGCCCAACTTGTATCCCATCCACGAACTAAACAAGCCAAGGAAGATGCTTAATGTCACATAAAAGAGTGCTCCCATCAGATTGCCTGTTTCAATCATAACAATTGTTTCGACGCTAAATGTCGAGAACGTTGTGAACGAACCGATGAATCCTGTACCGAGTGCCGTGACGACAGTCGGTGAGAATCGCTCTGTTCGAAATAGGAAGTGTGTCAGCCATCCAAGTAAAAAACTGCCAATCAAATTGACCGCAAGCGTTGGAAACGGGAAACTCCCCCCATAGAAATTATGGATCCCAACGCCGATTTCATAACGAACCAGTGCTCCAAGCGCACCGGCCAATCCGACATAAACATAAAGCATATCCTTTCCTCCCTAACGAAAACACCTGCCGAGCAGAGAAGGCAGGTGTCGGATTGCTTCTTAAATTATAACAAATTGCGTGACGTTACGAAATAGCTGCTGGTGCGAACACGGCCGAGATGGCCTCGAACGCCTCATCGAGCTCCTCTTTTGTGATGACGAGTGGTGGAGCCAAGCGAATTACCGTCTCGTGCGTCTCTTTGCAGAGCAGCCCGCGCTCTTTGAGCGCCTCACAATAAGGTCGGGCCGCTTCTGTCAATTCAATCCCGATGAACAGACCTCGTCCACGTACATCTTTGATGAGCGGATTGTCAATCGACTTCAACCGGTCCATGAAGTATGTTCCGAGCTCAAGTGAACGCTGTGGCAACTGCTCTTCTTCTAACACTTCGAGCGACGCGATCGAGACAGCTGCCGCGAGCGGGTTCCCGCCGAACGTCGACCCATGTGACCCTGGATTGAATACGCTCAAGACGTTTTCGTTGGCCGCGACACACGATACTGGGAACACGCCACCCCCGAGCGCTTTACCGAGAATATACATATCCGGCTCTACCTCTTCCCATTCGATGGCGAACCATTTGCCCGAGCGGCCGAGGCCCGATTGAATCTCATCGGCCACAAATAACACATTATGCTGCTGGCACAGCTCGCTGGCACGTTTCAAGTAACCGGCCGGCGGAATGATGATTCCGGCCTCGCCTTGAATCGGCTCGACGATGAACGCGGCCGTATTTTTCGTGATGGCGGACTCGAACGCATCGATGTCCCCGTATGGAACGACCTTAAACCCTGGCAGTAACGGGCCAAATCCGCGTTGGTATTCCGCTTCCGTTGACATCGATACAGCTGCCATCGTCCGTCCGTGGAAGTTGCCCGAACAGACGATGATCTCCGCCTGGCCTGGAATTTGTTTCACTTCATAAGCCCAGCGACGCGACGCTTTGACTGCCGTCTCGACCGCTTCTGCTCCCGTGTTCATCGGTAACACCATCTGTTTGTTTGTAAGCGCTACCACTTTTTTGTAAAAACGACCGAGCTGATCATTGTAAAATGCACGTGACGTCAACGTGATTTTATCCGCCTGATCCTTCAGCGCTTGGATGATTTTTGGATGGCAATGCCCTTGGTTGACCGCCGAATACGCGCTTAACATATCCATGTAGCGGTTCCCTTCTGGGTCCGTCACCCAGATCCCCTTCGCTTCCGAGATGACGATTGGAAGTGGATGATAGTTGTGCGCCCCGAACTTCTCTGTCAATTCAATCACTTCTTGTGTCTTTGACATTTGATTTCCCCCTTATCAAAAAAACTATCTTACACCTTCAGTATATGATGACCGTCTTTCTTTTGACAACGACCAACTTGCCCATTCCTCGGGTTGGGAAAATAAGGTACACTGAACGTAGAGTACGATTCATTTGATGTAGATTGGAGGAAATGCTGTGGCTTCATTGCGCGATTTGCCGATTGACGAGTTCATCGATGCTTTATCTGTCCCATGCTGTTACATCAACCTCGACGGCAACGTCCTTCTTTGGAACGAACATGCGGAAACGCTCTTCGGATGGGAACGGGACGAGGTCCTTAACCAGCCGCTCCCGGTCGTCCAGCACTTAGAGCACACGCTCGAGACGTGGTCGCCACTGCTCCTTCAATATCCGTTCTCGACGACGGCGATGACGCCGTTCACACATAAAAACGGTTCGGTCGTCTATGCGACCGCCTATTTGCAGTCTTTTTCCATCAATGATTACACCGGCTATTTTTTAGCCTTTTTACCGAAAGAGTTTAGTCCGCTCATCAGTACGGAACAGTTCAATCTGCTTCACCACTTTCAAGCGATGATCGAGCAGTCGACTTATTACTTGGCTGCGAACGCGTACGGGGAAATCACCGAAATCAACCCGCTGTTATGCGGGTTGATTGGGGCACCCGATCATCAATTTATCGGTCGTAGTTGGTTCGAGCTCATCCATCCGTCGTTCGAGAATGACCCGATCGCCGAGGACGTGCTTCAAGCGCTTACGACTGACCGCATTTGGAACGGCGAGATGCCCATCCGCTCGGAACGGCATGCTGCGAACACGTGCTGGCTCAATTTGACGGTCGTCCCAATCTTGAGCGAAGAGGGCGAAGTCGTGCAATATACCGCCTTCGGATTTGATGTCTCAGATAAAAAAAGACTCGAACAAGAGGTCAACTATCTCGCTTACCATAACGATTTGACCGGGCTCTTAAACAAGAAAGGATGGCTTCGTCAATATGCCCACGTATTGACGGATGCCGATCAAACAGACGGTTTGGTTCATGTCGCTTTGTTCGACATCGATCGCTTCAAAATCATCAACGAATCGTTCGGCTCCCGTGTCGGCAACGAACTGCTCATCCAAATCAAGGACCGGGCCAAACAGTTCATGCCCGAGACGAGCGTCATGTTCCATCCGTCGGGCGGTTTGTTCGGTCTGCTGTTCTTTGAAGAGTCGAAAGAGGAAGTGTTTCAGTTGTTGCGCCAACTGCAACATGAATTGCAACGCCCGTTCCGGATCTACCATCATTCGATCATGGTGTCGATTTCCATCGGTTGCGTCTTCTATCCGTCGGCCACGTCTTCCTTAGATGAACTGTATACGCGCGCCGAGAGCGCCTTGTTCAAAGGAAAACGGATTGGTGTCGGGACGATCCAGTTCGTCACGAAAGATATGGACGACGCGTTCTCACGTCAAATCCATATCGAAAAAGCGCTTTATCAAGCGCTCGAAGAAAAACACTTCTATTTAGAATATCAACCAAAGTATGAGTTGAAAACTGACACGCTCATCGGGTTTGAGGCGCTTCTCCGTTGGCATCACGATGAACTCGGTCAAATCCCGCCGTCGGAGTTCATCCCGCTCGCCGAGGAGATGGCACTCATTGTCCCGATCAACAACTGGGTCATCCTCGAAGCGGCCAAACAGTTGAAAGCATGGCAACGACTCGTCGATTATCCACTGTCGATGGCTGTCAACATCTCACCGAACCAATTCCGGAGCGATAGCTTCATCAATACGCTCCGAAACATCAAGCAACAACTCAATCTAAACCCGTCCGACATCATTCTCGAGATTACGGAAAGTCTCGTCATGCAACAGACCGATGAAATCATTGCCCGGATGAACCAAATCAAACGGCTCGACTATCGCCTATCGATTGACGACTTCGGGACCGGCTTCTCGTCGCTACAATATTTGAAGTCGTTCCCGGTCGACGAACTGAAAATCGATAAAGTCTTTTTAGACGACTGGCTCGCGTCGAGGTCACACTTGCTCGATGTCATCGTCCATCTTGGGAAGAGCTTGCACTTGCACGTCGTGGCCGAAGGCGTCGAGGACCAGGAGATGCTCGACCACTTGAGGCAAACCGACTGTGACTCGTTCCAAGGGTTCTTGTACGCCAAACCGATGCCTCCAATCGAAGTCGTGCGTTTGTTGACGGGCGAACGACAATAAAAAATCATCGGATGTCGAGAGACATCCGATGATTTTTTTTTAAAGGCTGATGGTCGCTGTCCATAGTCCATAGACACCGTACGTTGCTGCCAACAGGATGACGACCGCAATCATATATTGCAGGCGGCTCAGGAACGGCCGGCCCTGTTCGCGTTCGGCCAGCATGAAGACGAACACGCCCGGCGCGTATAGGATCATGGCGATGAGCATATATTCGACCCCTGACGCGTAGAGGAGCCAACCTGCGTAAACGGTCGCGATGCCCGACATGACGAGCATCGAGCGCGCCCCTGTGCGTCGTGCCTCTTTCCAGCCGAACAAGGCGGAAAACAAATACGGGACGAGCGCCGCGATCCCGGCGATGCTCGACAGCACCAAATATGTCTGTTCGGAGAACAAGGCGATGATGGTGACGAGTTGCGTGAAGACTTGCGTGATAAACAAGGCGCTCACCGGCGTCTCATTTCGATTAAGCCGATTGAACACTTTCGGGAACACGCCGTCGCGACTGGCAACATATGAAATCTCTGTCGCGAGAATCGTCCACCCGAGCAACGCACCTGAGAGCGAGACGAGGAGTCCGATATTGATGATGGTCGCACCGACCGGCCCGACGACGGCCTCGAGCACGTACGCCATCGACGGTTCCGAGAGCGACGCGAGTTGTTCTTGCGTCATCACCCCGAACGACAAGATCGAGATCATCATGTAAATGACGAGCGTCCCGACAAGTCCGATCACTGTCGCACGACCGACGTCCCGTTTATGGCGGGCGCGTGATGACAAGACGACTGCCCCTTCAATCCCGACGAACGCCCAAAGCGTGACGAGCATCGTCGACTTCACTTGCGGGAATACTTGTGACCAGCTGAATCCGGATTGACCCCAAAAGTCGATTTGGAACGTATCGATTCGAAACGCAAATAAGATGAGGACAATAAATAAAAAGATTGGGACGAGCTTGGCGATCGTCGTGACAATATTCAACAGCGCCGCTTCTCTCATCCCGCGCGAGATAATCCAAAACAGCCCCCAAATGACGACTGCACTCATGAGTAAGCGGAACGTCCGATGTTCTGACGAAAATATCGGAAAGAAGTAGCTGAGTGTGCTGAAGATTAACGTGATGTTCGCCACTGTCCCGATCCACGCCGACATCCAGTAGCCCCATCCGCTATTGAATCCGACAAATTTGCCGAAGCCTTCTTTCGCGTAGGCATAAATCCCACCTTCAAGTTCAGGACGCGTATTGGCTAAAAATTGAAACACGAACGCGAGCATGACCATCCCGATGCCGGTAATCGTCCATCCGATCAAGACCGAACCGACCCCTGCACCTTGTGCCATCGCTCCCGGTAAATTAAATGCGCCTCCGCCGATCATCGTTCCGACGACCATGGCAGCGAGCCCAAAAAAGCCGATTCCGGCTGACTGTGACTTCATTCAAAACCCTCCAAAGCAAGTTGACGTCTGACGAATAACTATTCATCAATAATGTATAATCATTCGACGATTTCCTTATTCTACTGAAACCAAAGGCGTTTAGATAGGTATTTCACTAATGTTTATATTTTCGAATAATTTAAAAAATTTTATTGCGCATTCATCTTGTTTGTAGTTTAATTGCAATATATTCGAAACAATCAGAATTTTCGGGAGGTAACACAATGCGCAACAAAAAATGGTTAGCTTTATCGGGTGTCGCCTTGCTTGCAACAGCAGCATGTGGCGGCGGAGAAGACGCAACGGATTCATCTGACGGCTCTTCATCAAGTGATGCGAAAAAAGAAATCACGCTCGTCTCGGCGACGGATTTGCCACAGCTCGATCCGACGCTCACAACGGACTCGACGTCAATCATCGTGACGAACAACGTCTTCGAGGGACTGTATCGTCTTGACGAGAACAACCAACCGGTACCGGGAATTGCTGAAGACGTAGAAATTTCAGAAGACGGACTTACATACACCTTCAAATTGCGTGACGCGAACTGGTCAGACGGTTCACCGGTCACAGCTGAAGATTTCGTCTACTCATGGAAACGCGCCCTCAACCCTGAGACAGGTGCAGAGTACGCGTATATCCTTCAAGACTTGAAAAACGCCAACAAGATTCTTGCGGGCGAAGAAGAACTCGATACACTCGGCGCGAAAGCGGTCGATGAGAAAACACTCGAAGTTCAATTGGAGGCACCTGCCCCTTACTTCCTCGGGTTGACAGGATTCCCGACGTACATGCCACAAAAGCAAGAATTCGTCGAAGAGCAAGGCGAGTCGTTCGCGACAGCCGTCGATAAGACGCTCTACAACGGACCATACGTGTTAGACAGCTGGCAAGACAATGAAGGCTGGGTCTATAAAAAGAACCCGGACTACTGGGATGCTGAAAACGTCAAGATGGAGACAATCAACGTCAAAGTCGTCAAAGAAGTCGCGACAGGCGTCAACTTGTTCGAGTCGGGCGAAGTCGATTACACGCTCTTGTCATCTGAATTCGTGCCACAGTTCCAGGACAGTGATGAGTTCAAGACACGTGCCGACGCACGAATCAACTTCCTTCGTTTCAACCAGAAGAACGAATCGCTCCAAAACGTCAACATTCGTGAAGCACTCGCAAAAGGCTTCGATAAGCAAGGCGTCACGGACGTCATCTTGACGGACGGTTCACAACCGGCCAACTTTATCGTCGCGAAAGACTTCACGTTCACAGAAGACGGAGCTGACTTCCGCGAGAAGTATCCGGACCTTCAAAGCTATAACGTCGACGAAGCGAAAGCCGCATGGGAGAAAGGTCTTGCCGAACTCGGTGTCGAGACGGTCGAGCTCGAGTTCCTCTCACGTGATGAAGAAGCGTTCAAGAAAGTCAACGAGTACATCAAAGGTGAGCTCGAGAAGAACCTTCCTGGCCTCACACTTAACATCAAGCAACAGCCGTTCAAAAACTTCCTTGAACTTGAAGGCGCTGGCGACTATGATGTCTCCGCTGCTGGTTGGGGCCCTGACTATCAAGATCCAATGACGTACCTCGACATGTGGGTCACAGACGGTCCGTTCAACCGGATGGCTTACTCGAATGACGAGTACGACAAGTTGATTCAAGGCGCGAAACAAGAAGCTGACCAAATGA
This genomic interval carries:
- a CDS encoding basic amino acid/polyamine antiporter, with protein sequence MKSQSAGIGFFGLAAMVVGTMIGGGAFNLPGAMAQGAGVGSVLIGWTITGIGMVMLAFVFQFLANTRPELEGGIYAYAKEGFGKFVGFNSGWGYWMSAWIGTVANITLIFSTLSYFFPIFSSEHRTFRLLMSAVVIWGLFWIISRGMREAALLNIVTTIAKLVPIFLFIVLILFAFRIDTFQIDFWGQSGFSWSQVFPQVKSTMLVTLWAFVGIEGAVVLSSRARHKRDVGRATVIGLVGTLVIYMMISILSFGVMTQEQLASLSEPSMAYVLEAVVGPVGATIINIGLLVSLSGALLGWTILATEISYVASRDGVFPKVFNRLNRNETPVSALFITQVFTQLVTIIALFSEQTYLVLSSIAGIAALVPYLFSALFGWKEARRTGARSMLVMSGIATVYAGWLLYASGVEYMLIAMILYAPGVFVFMLAEREQGRPFLSRLQYMIAVVILLAATYGVYGLWTATISL
- a CDS encoding peptide ABC transporter substrate-binding protein; this encodes MRNKKWLALSGVALLATAACGGGEDATDSSDGSSSSDAKKEITLVSATDLPQLDPTLTTDSTSIIVTNNVFEGLYRLDENNQPVPGIAEDVEISEDGLTYTFKLRDANWSDGSPVTAEDFVYSWKRALNPETGAEYAYILQDLKNANKILAGEEELDTLGAKAVDEKTLEVQLEAPAPYFLGLTGFPTYMPQKQEFVEEQGESFATAVDKTLYNGPYVLDSWQDNEGWVYKKNPDYWDAENVKMETINVKVVKEVATGVNLFESGEVDYTLLSSEFVPQFQDSDEFKTRADARINFLRFNQKNESLQNVNIREALAKGFDKQGVTDVILTDGSQPANFIVAKDFTFTEDGADFREKYPDLQSYNVDEAKAAWEKGLAELGVETVELEFLSRDEEAFKKVNEYIKGELEKNLPGLTLNIKQQPFKNFLELEGAGDYDVSAAGWGPDYQDPMTYLDMWVTDGPFNRMAYSNDEYDKLIQGAKQEADQMKRWEAMQEAERILLEDDFAIAPIYQKGEAYLERSNIENMYRHPFGADASFKWLDVN